The following nucleotide sequence is from Pseudobacteriovorax antillogorgiicola.
CATCGAAGGCGAAGGGGTTTCTGTCCTCCTCGAATTTGAGCGGCACAAAGACCTTGTGAGAAAAACGGCTAAGGAGGATGAAAAATGGTCCAACCTTGATCATTCGATCCTCTCTCAGCTTGAAGACTATAAGATGAAGATCAAAGATCACTCTCGGGTTGGCGCCATCGCTCGGACGGTTCACCTTAATCACAAGACCTTTAGCCACCTTCGGCAGAACAAAGAGATCCGCGAGATGTATGACATCCGCCGGGGCGTAAGGCTTGGCATTGAGCTGACGCCGTTTCAAGACTTTAAGGATGTCGAGTATGCCGGAAACATCGGCGGTTTTCAGTTCTATATCCACTCAGGCCGCTACCGGGAAAAGGGCGTTGAAAAGCCAATCCTAGAAGATGGCGAAGTCCTCCTTACAGCTGATAGTATTGGCGGCACCCGCCACTATGGGCGTATCATCAGTGAGATGGCAGGCTATCGGGCTATGGAATACTTTATTCGTCCCTATCGCAACGAGCACCTTGAGTCAAAAAACTACGAGCTCCACTCAGCTCCTCTTTTGATTCCCCACGATGTCAATGCCACAGCCTACTTTAAGGCCCTGTAGTTGGATGACTTAGAGTTAGAAGATAGGATCACCCTGGAAAGCGGTGATGAAGTCCCGTGTTGGCTGACAGAATACACCGTCATCGATGGTGCTATCGATCATGATGTCGAAAGCCTAAGAGCAGAGGTGTTTTTAGAAGACAGCGTTCAGCTTAAAAAAGGCGACAAAATTAAGAACAAAGATAAGACCTACTATGTCGATCGCGTGATCGATACAGGTATCGGTGTGACCGAGGTGCGTTTAAAGTGCGTGAGAGAACAAAAATCAGAAACATCGCTCGGAAGGTTCTAAAGGATCTATCTTTAAACGCATTCTCGGGCCGCACCAGCGGCATTCATATCCAAGACCTACCGGCTGCTCTGATCACATCAGAGCGCGATGAGGTGACCCTCGATTCTGGAAATCACCTAGAGCATGAGCTTGAACTAAAGATTGAACTGATCATCATTCCCAAAGCAGATGCTGAGACCGAGATCGAGCAGCTATCGGAAGACGTCGCCAGAGCCCTTTGGCGCTCAGAAGAGCTTCGGGCTGCAATATCAGACCTTAAGTTCGTAGGCGAAGAGTTTGTGATTGAATCCCACGGGGAGTATGTGATCGCAGCTTCCGAAATTACCTTTATGATTCACTACTGGTCCCTAGACCAGGAACCTGACGGACAAACACCTGAAAAGATTTATGCAAATCGAACGAGAATTGATTGAAATAAAGAGGCGAACTGCCAATGCAATCCGCCCTGGAAAAGTCGAGGCCGTAGATCTCGAAAATGCGTTCGTAAGAGTCAAGTCTGGGGATATTTTAACAGATTGGCGGCCCTATTTTACAGCTCATTCTGGTAATCGAAGAGACTGGTCCCCTCCAGCAGTTGGGGAAAGCTGCCTATTGCTGGCCCCAGGAGGAGACTTAAGTCTATGTTTTGTGCTCCGTGGCCTGTATTCAGATGCGTTCACACCGCCCTCTGATAAACCAGCTCAGCATATTAGCGAATTCGTCGATGGGACCAAATTAATCTTTGATGAAGACGAAAGTCGCTGGAGCATCAAGACCAAGGAGATTGTGATCGACGCTGAGAAAGTCTCGATCACCGGCAAGAAAGGTGAGCTGATTAAAGCCATCTCTGACGCCTTAGCCATCATAGCCGAATCAAAGACCCCAACCATGATGGGTCCACGAGAAGCCTTAGAAGATAAGACAAAACTGCCAGAGATCAAATCCATCCTAGATTCATTTTTGGAGTAGCCATTGCCCCTAGCTGGAACAGAAAAAGCCCTAGCGAGTGAAATTGCTGGAGCCATTAAGAGTGCGCAAAATGAGACGGAAGGTTGGGAGATGGTGATCACCAAAATCCTTCAGCACATCACAAAAAACGCCCTTGTCACAGGGGTGTGCCCATCTAATGGAGGACCACTTACAGGCGGCAAGATCACATGATCGGCACAGACGAAAGGACCGGAAAACTTATCCGGGGGGCGCCGTATCTTCGCCAATCCATAAGGCGAGTCATTCGCACCCCTAGAAAATCGATGCCCATGCATCGCTGGTTTGGGACCGATCTTCTAGCCTTTCTGGGAGAAGTGATCACAGAAGAAGCGCTCCTTGATTTGACAAGTGCCGTGACGGACTCCCTATCAAAAGCCCTTCCAGGGCTAAGGCTTGAAACCCTAAGCGAGGTTACTGAAGAGGGCCTCACAACATTTACCCTTAGCGGAAACTACCAAAACCAACCCTTTACCATAGAAGGAATTTAATGACAGAACCAAAAATCTACGAAGATCTAAACTACGAGCAGATCCTAGGTGAAAAGCTTGATCGGCTGACAAGAGCCTATCGAAGGGAGGTGCCTGACTTTGAAAGGCCAACCGTGGTGGATCCGATCTACCACGCGATGGCAGAAGTAACACTTACAGAAATTGTCACTAGAGAGCGGGTAAATTACGCAGCCCTCCAGCAACTTCTAGGGTTTTCGGAAGAGCTCGACTTTATTTTACAGGGTAAGCGGCGGGATGGCGAGAGTGACGAGAAGTTTCGCCTTCGCATCGCTGCTGATATTGCCTCAGCCTCCTCAGCGGGAAGCCTTGCCATGTATGAGGGGCTAGCCTTTGCTGCAGGTCAGCTTGATGAGGTTAAAGTCCTAGATACCAAGGCCCGAAGTGAAAACGGTAAAGTCGCGGTCTACCTTCAAGTGGGTAGCGATAGCGAAGAGCTAAAGGCTAAGGCTGTCACGGCGGTAAGCGATTACCTAAACCGAAAAGACGTGAAACCCGCCCTCGATGAGGTTGAGGTAAAACTTGCTAGCCCCCTCGACCTTAAAGTCACGGCAACCCTTGTCCTTGAGCCCTTCACCTCGATTAGTGTGGTCTCAAAGATCAAGTCAGCCTTTGAAAAGGCCCTTAAAGAAAGGGCAAGACTTGGCTGGGGACCATCCATGAGCTGGATTACGGCTAAGCTCCAGGGGCAAGGGGTCTACTCAGTCCGGCTAAGCTCACCCACCCAAGACATCGATCCTGAAGACTATCAGTATGTGAGTCTTTCAAGCGTTACATTAACGCCGGAGGTGAAGCAGTGATTGCGTCCTATATTTCAGATCAAGCCCCATCTCTATCTCCTGAGCGTGTGCTTGATGTTCGCCTTAATCCAAGCCCTGCCTTTGCAGGGGCAATTCTAAAAGAGTATGGCCTAGAAGCTATTACAGCATATGCCTCAGACTTTAAAAAGATAGTCTCTGAGGCTCCAGACTTTCTTAAGATTCGTGGGACCGTAGCTTCAATCGAAAAGGCCCTCGAATGGGTTGGGCTTTCGGATGCCAAGTTCATCCGCCTTTCCAACTGGGAGTACGAACTAGACCCTGGCCTTAGGCCCAGTGAGCTTGACGTTAAAAAGATCCTGGCGGCACTTTCTATCTCTGCTCCCGCTCGGGGAAGGCTCAGCCGAATCTTCCACGGCGACTATGAAAGGGTCTTTTCGTGAGCGAATACGTTAACGGGATCGTCATCGAGGAATCCTCTGGTGAGATCAGAACTATTACCACTGGCTCTCAAAGCGTGATCGGATTGGTTGGAACAGCCCCCCATGCTGCAGCTAGCCTTGAGGCAAACGTCCCGAAGGCCTTTCGCTCAAGAGCCAAGGCTCTAGCTGACGTGCTGCCCCCAGGAAAAGAGGGGGAGACGGATAAAGGGACCCTTTACGGGAGCCTTCTTCAAATCTATGAGCAGGGCGGCGCATCAGTCGTTGTCGTAAGGGCGGCCTCTGATAGCAATAGCGATGTCATGACAGCCATCGAGGCCCTTCTTACAGCTGAAAGCGCGACGGGGCTTAAGCCAAAGATTCTGGCAGCTCCCGGTCATAGCGGGATCATTCCAGCGGCAGTCAATGAGCGTCTTGGTAATCCAGAAAGGATCAAGCCAAAACCACCAGCAAACAGCCTTACAAAGGAGTCTTGATGGCCATTCTAAAAGATCCAGTTCTTGAGAAGCTAAGAGTCGTCGCTGAACGGCTTAAC
It contains:
- a CDS encoding major capsid protein, translated to MPTVTGSLPLWKDVKKLNLLARDLSKAIQPLYFSSNYFTKKLFHNTDEIHFNKEDLTEGVSAFSHPLLPGKLIKRQGLKVNSMKPAYVKESMVHNSIDNLEVLPTEDYLGSMSPAARERMIIGQNLVRLRTRLRNRIELMAIEAIKFGRATIEGEGVSVLLEFERHKDLVRKTAKEDEKWSNLDHSILSQLEDYKMKIKDHSRVGAIARTVHLNHKTFSHLRQNKEIREMYDIRRGVRLGIELTPFQDFKDVEYAGNIGGFQFYIHSGRYREKGVEKPILEDGEVLLTADSIGGTRHYGRIISEMAGYRAMEYFIRPYRNEHLESKNYELHSAPLLIPHDVNATAYFKAL
- a CDS encoding phage baseplate assembly protein V; protein product: MQIERELIEIKRRTANAIRPGKVEAVDLENAFVRVKSGDILTDWRPYFTAHSGNRRDWSPPAVGESCLLLAPGGDLSLCFVLRGLYSDAFTPPSDKPAQHISEFVDGTKLIFDEDESRWSIKTKEIVIDAEKVSITGKKGELIKAISDALAIIAESKTPTMMGPREALEDKTKLPEIKSILDSFLE
- a CDS encoding baseplate J/gp47 family protein, which produces MTEPKIYEDLNYEQILGEKLDRLTRAYRREVPDFERPTVVDPIYHAMAEVTLTEIVTRERVNYAALQQLLGFSEELDFILQGKRRDGESDEKFRLRIAADIASASSAGSLAMYEGLAFAAGQLDEVKVLDTKARSENGKVAVYLQVGSDSEELKAKAVTAVSDYLNRKDVKPALDEVEVKLASPLDLKVTATLVLEPFTSISVVSKIKSAFEKALKERARLGWGPSMSWITAKLQGQGVYSVRLSSPTQDIDPEDYQYVSLSSVTLTPEVKQ